In the Bombiscardovia apis genome, CTGAGTCTCGTCAAAGCCTCGGGGTACATCGGTTGAAGGGTCGATGGGCAGTTGATCTTCGCTGGGCGTGATGGGGTGGGCATAATCAGCCTCGCCATCAGCGTTGAGCGGATACCACAGGGGGAAGGGTACGCCGAAGAAGCGCTGGCGGGAGACCAACCAGTCGCCGTTCAATCCCTCGACCCAGTTCTTGTAGCGCACGCGCATAAAGTCTGGGTGGAACTGCAACTCGTTACCACGCTCAAGTAGCTCGGCATTGAGCGCGGAGTCAGTGCCGCCGTTCTTCAAATACCACTGGCGAGAAGTCACAATCTCCAAGGGCTTATCACCCTTTTCGTAGAAGTTGGTCATGCGCTTGGTGGGCTTGGGCTCACCATCTAAGTCGCCAGACTCACGCAGGGCATCTACAACCATCTTGCGGGCGCTGAAGGTAGTCTTGCCTTCAATGGAGGCGAAGAGCTCGCGGCCCTGCTCGTCTTCAATCCAGTCAGGCGTAGCCATGATAATACGGCCGTTGCGTTGGATGATTGAGCGGGTGGGCAGTTTCAAGTCGCGCCACCACTGCACATCAGTCATGTCGCCAAAAGTGCAGCACATGGCAATGCCTGCACCCTTGTCTTTTTCGGCAGCAGGGTGGGCCAAGATGGGCACTTCCACCTTGAAGAGGGGCGAGTAGACCTTCTGGCCAAAGTACTTCTGGTAGCGCTCGTCGTCTGGATGAGCGATTAAAGCGCCACAAGCAGGCAGGAGTTCGGGGCGAGTGGTTTCAATGTGGAGAGGGGTGCCGTCAGCAAAGTGGAAGGCGATGCGGTGATAAAAACCGTCGTATTCGCGGCTTTCCAATTCGGCCTGAGCAACTGCTGTCTGGAAAGTCACATCCCACAGCCCTGGCGCTTCCTTCTGGTAAGCTTCACCGCGGGCAAGATTGCGCAAGAACGCCTTTTGCGCCACCCGGCGAGGGTGCTCGCCAATAGTGTTGTAGGTCTGCGACCAGTCCACGGAAAGGCCCAGCGAGCGCCAGAGCTTTTCGAAGAGCTTCTCGTCTTGACCAGAGAGCTTCTCGCACAGTTCGATAAAGTTCTGCCGGGAGATGGGCACCTGATCTTTGGCCTGAATCTTCTTGCCCTCAGTGCCCTCAAACGGCGGCTTGAAATCGGGGTCGTACTTGAGGGAAGTGTCGACGCGCACGCCATAGTAGTTTTGCACGCGGCGCTCGGTTGGCAGTCCGTTGTCGTCCCATCCCATAGGGTAGAACACATCGAAGCCGCACATACGCTTAAAGCGGGCGATAACATCGGTATGCGTGTATGAGAACACGTGACCCACGTGGAGGTGGCCGGAAACGGTGGGCGGCGGTGTATCAATCGAATAGACTGATCTTCGCTCGCGGGTGCCTCCGAATTGGTAGGTGCCGGACTCATCCCAGAGTTGGCTCCACTTATCTTCCAAGCCGTCCACACTCACCTTGTCGGGGAGCGGGGTCAGGTTGGCCTTAATAATTCCTTGATTGCTAGACATAGACCCAGTTTATGGGCGAATAGTGACAAGGCGCAAGCTCAGCTGGTAATGTGGTCGAATGTGGCTCAGCTCAAGTGACACAAGGCTTGTCTTCCTAGTTTGCCGTAAGATTCCAAGCAGGTAGGTAGGAGTCGCTCATATTGTCGACGAATCCTTTGACCTTAGATGAGGAGGCGTTGATTGGCGTCTTCTGTGTCAGCCAAGCGGAGGCGCACTTCTCGGAAATCGTCTGTGCATACTGCTTGAGCTGGGCGGCGAAATCATCGTCAGACTTGGCTCCGGTCACCATGCGGAAGAGCTGCTGGCATTCCGGGTCGTCAAAGAGCATGGTAGAGCTGGGATTGGCGAACTGGTCCACATCCGCATTGCTCATAGTAAGTAGAGTCAACTCATAATCATGCTTGTTGACTACCCGATCTTGGAAATCGTCATGATTGAGCATGGTTACTTCGACCGGAATGTTAGCCTTGCCCAGCTGGTCTCGAATTTCGTCTCCAATGGCCTGCCCCAGCGAATCCTCGTATACTAAGCGCAAGTGGCCGCCGTAGAAGGAAGGATTGAAGTAGGAGGCTAAAGAAGAGGCCTTGTTCACATCGTATTGGAAGGGCGCATAGTTGGCATCGTATCCCACGCTCAGCTCGTTCAAAGGGCCGGTGAGCGCCTTAGCAGTGCCCTCGGCTGAGTTGGCGATGGCCTGGCGGTCGATTCCGTAGCGGATGGCCTGCCTAAAGCGGTCATCTGAGGTGATGGCAGACTGAGAATTGTTGATGGCCAAGACTAGATTTTCATCGCTCAAGCCAGTCGAAAGAGTGAACCCCGAGCCAATACCTTTGGCGGCGACAGCTTCTTGGGCGCTTAAATCAACGGCAAGGTCTAGCTTACCGGAGGCAACCTGCTGGACCTGGTCTTTTGACTGGTCTGCATAGGAGAAGATAATCTTGGCGCTTTTGGCCTTGTGGGGGCCTTGATAGCTCTTACTTTTGCTTAAGACGAGCTCTTCGCCGGGCTTAAAGGAGTCCACCACATAGGGGCCGGAGCCCGCTGACTGCCTAGAATAATCGACTTTTGCCCCGCGATTATAGACAATGCCTAATCGGGTGGCCAACTGATAAGGCAATCGCGAATCTGGGCTTTTCAAATCAATGACCAATTCGCTGCCTGAAGGATTGGTCACTTTTGCCAAGTTGTCGAAGGTCTCATAGCCAGGATATTTGTTTTCAATCACCTGTTGCATGGACCAGAGCACGGCGCTGGAATCAACCGGGCTACCGTCTTCAAAGGTTTCTCCAGAGCGCAATTGGAAGGTGTAAGTCAGGCCATCGCTAGAGTGCTCCCAGCTGGTGGCCAGGCCAGGAGTTACCTTGCCGTGCTCGTCTAAACTCACTACTGTCTGGTACACGTTGCCCAGCAGAGCTTGGCTGACTGCCTTGCTGGTTTCCGTACGAATGTCAAGCGAGGCCGGAGCCTGGCGGGCACCGATGCGAACGGTACCGCCTGCCTCTTCTGCTTTGGTGTGCTGCCAGCGGTTGACTACGGGCCAAATCAGTGCCGCAATCAAACTGAGCACTACCAAGGCAATAACGAAGACCAAACTTGGTTTGAGACGTTTGCGAGTTTCCTTCATAGCCTTGATTCTAGCCCTCAGGGTGCACGGAGGTGTGTGAACCATGGAGTACCCTGCATTCGAGAACGTTGGCTGGCAGGCTTAGCTTGCTTTGGATGGCGCTGTTTCCTGTCTCACTAGCTGGCCATTTTCGTAGACTGGCACCGAGTCTGGGTCCACGGGTGCGCCAAGGAAGAGCTCGGCGCTGGGGCAGGTTGCTGCCAGCGGGCAGTGTCCACAGTCGGGTTTGCGCGAATGGCAGGTGGTTCGCCCGTGGTAGATGAGCCGGTGTGAGAGGTCAGTCCAATCCTTGGGTGGGAAATAGGAGCAGATTTCATGCTCAATTTTGACCGGATCTGGATGGGTGGAGCGCCAGTCGCCCCGCCAGCGCAGTCGTCCAGTCACTCGCGTCACATGTGTATCTACTGGGAATCCGGGTATGTCGAAAGCGTTACCCAAGACCACATTTGCAGTTTTTCTCCCCACTCCAGGCAGCTTCACGAGTTCGTCGATATTGGTCGGCACCTGCCCCGCGTAGTCATCGATTAGCATATTCGATAGGCCTATGATGTGGTCAGCTTTAGCGTGATAAAAACCGACGGAATGGATAATATCTTCCACATCCTGCGGGTTGGCCATCGCCATTTGCTCAGGGCTGGAAAAGTGCAAAAACAGCTCTGGGGTGACCGAGTTGACCCGCTTATCAGTAGTTTGAGCGCTGAGCACGGTAGCCACTAGCAGCTCGAAGGGGTTCGTAAAATTGAGAGCGCACACGGCTTGCGGAAATTCTTGGCACAATATGGCATATTCGCTATGCATACGCTCCAGCCTTGTGCGTTTGCCCTCGGGCCTATTGCTCGCCATGAGGCTTCGCTATCTTTCCTTGCCCGGTCTGCCGTTTGGAATGAGACTTAGTCTGTGTATGTGCCTGAGCTTGGCTTGAAGAGTGGCGAGCGTGGGAATCCTCAGCTTTACGCTCGTGCTCATTATGCTCGCTCTGGTTCGGCGTATCTTGGACTTGGGCATATTCAGCATTGGCAGCCTCTTCTGGGTCGAAGCGATAGCCCACATTGCGAACAGTGCCAATTACATGCTCATATTCGCCACCGAGCTTGGCCCTGAGCCGACGAATATGCACGTCGACGGTGCGAGTGCCGCCGTAATAGTCGTAGCCCCACACTTCCTGCAAGAGCTGAGCGCGCGTAAACACTCGGCTAGGGTGCTGCACCAAGTATTTGAGCAGTTCAAACTCTTTATACGCCAAGTCGATAGGCTGACCACGCAGTCGGGCCGTGTAACCGGTTGGGTCCACAATCAAGTCTCCAGAGCGTATCTGACCATTCGCATTCTGCTCAGGGGCGTGTTCCATTGGCATGGGCAGCTCGGGTTGGTATCCGCGTTCACAAACCAGTCGCAGTCGCGCTTCCACTTCTGCCGGTGAGGCCGTGGACACCACTAAATCTGCTAATCCCCAATCTTGGTTGACTACGGTGAACCCGCCTTCGCGCAAGATAAGAATTACAGGGATGTTGAGCCCAGAAGCCTTGAGCAGATTACAAATAGTTTTAGCGCCAGCCAAATCATCGCAAGCGTCCACAAAGAGAATTGTATCTTCCGGCATTTTTACTAAGGAAGCAGCGTCAAGGGGTAAGACCCGTACCCGGTGCGAGAGCAGGGCCAGGGCAGGCAGCACTGTAGCCGGATCCTTGGCCAAAGTCATCAAGGTTAAATCCGTCAATGCTGCTCCCTCCTTCTGCCGTTACCGCGAACAGCTGTTTTAAGGGTGTGGTTGTATTGTACAGTCGGGGGTGCGAAAAGTGAGATTCCTGACCATTACTTGGGATAAGGCATGGTAACAGGGTAGATTTGTCTTGTGGACTAGTTGGGCCAATTCCGGCTACGACCGAGATTGTCTGGGGAAACCGTTGTGGAGGCGCGTAAAACAATGACCAACATGGGTGAAGCACACGAGCGTGAGGGCAGTTATTCACACGAAACTGCCCTCGATGAAGAGGCTGTGGAAGGCTCAACTTCCAGCCGTTCGACGCTTGCCATTGCCTTCATGCAGCTGATTGTGCTGGCTCTACTTATCGTGCCTACTGCTTTTGCATTCACACCCTCTCTACCGGAGGAGTACACCTCTTGGATGAATCTGCTCTGTTTGGGTATCGTAGTGATTTCCCTTTCGGTGTATTCACTGGCCCGGGGTGGCGCGGAGAGCTTATTCGACAGCCTCTTCCCTTTCGTATTAGGAGCCGCCTCGCTCATCGGTGCCTGCTACTGGAATATGGTTTCCGTAGTCAGCGGGCGCATGGGTTTGGGCGACCAGTGGGTCATCGTCCGTCGTTGGATTAATTTAGTGGCAGTTTTGCTTGCTATTTTGGTAGTGTTCACCTTCGGCCACCAGATGCTTCGCCTGCATCGCACACAGGTAATTCGGGGGTTGGCTCGTAGTATTTTCAGCGGTTTGGTCTGCATTAGTGTCTCGGGTTGGATTTTCATGCCTGCGCTCGTTGCCCACTACACTTCGGGTTTTGACCAAGGCGTTTGGAGCTCACAAGGCCGCTGGTTCCTGGCTATGGCAGCCCTTGGACTTGTGCTTATTGCGGGCTTGTGCGTCTCATCTTGGGGCTGGTGGGCTGAGCGCGGGCGCAAAAGCGGTCGTGTGGCTCAGTCTTGTCTGGTCATTTCACTTATTCCGATTATGCTTTCTGGAGTGGTGATAGTCCTCGCGTTGATGGGCTCGCGCGTTTTGCTTAATCTCTTCTGATTATCAAAGAAGCCTGCCGTCCAAGTTGGAACCGGCAGGCTTCTTGCGGTATTTGTTTATTGGCCCGAATACGTGACGACGTTGAGCTTTTGATTCTGGTACTTGGCGATAAATACATCGCTCACATCTTTAATACCCTGCTCCTTGAGCTTGGCATTCAGCCAATCCTCGTCGCGCCCCATCAGTTCGAGCACATCTGGATTGGTGCGCCCGTCTACAATAATCGGGTAGCGTACATCTTTATCACCTTTTTGAATGATGGTAAAGCTGCCGTTTTGCTCCACAATCGCCCGCTGCACGTCGTTCACGTCACTCACACCACCGCTGCGCAGCTTAAAGTCCACATCTTTAGCTGTAAGATGCACTTTTAGGCAGTTACGCACCAGCAGTTTGCCGTCTTTGATGATGGTGGTCGGCTCGCCGTCAATGTATTTGCCCACTAAGTGAATGTGGGTCTTGGCATAGCGAGTGACGAGAATGAGTGAGGACCAAATGAGTAGAATCACAATATATTGGGCCATCGTAATCGAGGAATTGTAGAGCACGCCGCCCACAATGCCACCAAGTACGTAGTTTTGTAATTGGTCCATTGTTGAGGTGGGAGCCAAGTTGCCCTTGCCTGTAACATTAATGAGCAGAGTAATAAAGAGCAGGCCTATAACCAGTTTGGCGGCCACATCTACGTAGAAATTGATGTCCATCGCTTTACTCTCCTACTACGGTTACGTCAGGCTCGTATAAATCAACTTTTGACAGCAAAAACTCTGAACCTGAGCCATTAAAAACGAGGGAATAGTAGCCCTTTGGCGTTTTAATCAGCATGTCATTATTGCGCGAAGTGTCGTTAATAGCGATGCTTTCGGGCTTAATGTCGAGCTTTTTCGCTGATTTTTCAATAACTACTGTCAGCTGGCCGCTCTGCACACTTGCCGTGCGCAGGTTGGTGAAGTCGCTGTATTGGATGGCCACTGCAAGTAGGAGTAGGGTTCCCAAAATAATTGAGAGGTCCTTATATTTGAGATCCCACTTGTTGCGTGAGTATTTAATAATGAAGACCAAGAAGGCCAGAGCCAAGAGAGAAATCACCGCAATTTTGATGATGCCCCAGTTGGTCTGGCCCCCCTTCAAATAGCTGTACGAGTAAAAAGTCATGGCGCTCCTTGCTTCCGTGAGCCCTGCTACCTGTACAATAATTCTATCGTTGGCAGTGCCTACGCTTATAGCGCACTCGCACGTACTATTGAGAAAGTTATGCCAAATACTGGCTAATCAGCTCCTTGTATATGTTGATAAAGTCCAGATACATGGCCTTGGAAACCCACTCGTTGTCTTGGTGAGGGGTGTTGGAACCGGGCCCGAAAGTGAGGTAGGAGAACCCGTTGGGCTGGTCGATGAGGAACTTGGAAGCATCCGTGCCGCCCGAGACGCCGATGACCGGCAGCTGATTGGGCACGTATTCAAAGCCCATCATTTTGGCGGTAGCGCGGGCCTGCTCTAGTTCCTTGTCGGAGAGTGGGAACTGGCTCATGTGGTCCGGAGCAATCTCTTGTGCGAGCTTGACCAAACGGCAATTCTTATCGCCAATAATGGGGATGATGTCCATGTCGACATCCATGCTTACTTGGGCCTTGGAGGAGGCGTTAAAGCGGTCAATTACGCCGTTCACGATGGAGAGAATGGTCTCGTTGTCGAGCTCAGGAATAATGCGAATATTAATTTCGGCCTCAGCATCGGCAGGAATAGCGTTGACCTGATTGCCGCCGTGGATGGTGTCGATGTTGAAGACTGTGCCGCCCAAGACCGGGTTCGTTACCCCATCCATTCTCTGGTGCATCTCGTCTTTAATCTGGTCCAAGACCTCAAGCAGGGCTTCGACTGCGTTAATGCCCATTGCAGGCATAGAGCTGTGAGCAGCGCGGCCCTTGACCTTAATCTTGAGATCGAGCTCGCCCTTGTTGGCGTACACGCCCGCATATCCGGAAGGCTCGCCAATAATGAGCGCATCCACGCCCTTCATGTAGCCCTCGCTGGTCAAGCGCTCGGCGCCCGGCTGGCCTACCTCTTCTCCTGCGGTCACGAGGAATTTGAGCGTGCCTTTAAGAGGAGTGTTCTCACGCTTGAGCTCAATCATGGAGATAATCATGGCCGCCAAGCCGCTCTTCATATCGGTAGAACCGCGCCCGTAGTAGGTGTCGCCATCTTCTGCCTCCGTGAGTACGAAGGGGTCGGTGTGCCAATTGTTCATATTGACATCAACTACATCCATGTGCCCAGAAATAGCAAGAACTGGCTCGCCGGAGCCGATAGTGGCCACCATATTCGCGCGGTCATCGTCGAAGGGAAGAATCTCAGATTCAATGCCCTCGGCGTCAAAGAGTGACTTAATATATTGCGCTACTGGCAGTTCGTGGCCGTTTATGGACTTAAAAGCAACCAGCTTGCGTAGGATGTCCATCTTTTCTTGTTCTGTCATCGTGTAGCTCCTTTTGACTCAAGCGAGGTACCTTCTCCAAGCATTGTTGGTTCCTCTACTCTATAGCGTTTTGCAGGAAACGGGTGATGCGTCTCGCAATGTGGTACGCTTTCGTCCCCGCGAATGGTGGTTCAAATAGGAGAAACGCCGGCAGAACACCAGTAAGTCTGTGCTTACCGGGTCTGTCGGCGTATAGAAGTGAGCGCTGGGCTCTTTAGTGCTGGTCGGCTAGACGCTTGCGGGCTGCGACGATTTCCTTCTCGGCGGCCTCGGCATTGGTCCAGTAATCGCCGGGCATAACTTCCTTGCCGGGTTCCAAGGCCTTGTACTGCTCGAAGAAGTGCTTGATCTCAGCCTTGTGGAATTCGGAGACATCGTCAATGTCCTTGATGTCGTCGAAACGCACGTCGGCAGGTACGCACAAGACTTTGTCGTCGCCGCCGGCCTCGTCCACCATGTGATACAGGCCTACTGCGCGGCACTCAACTACGCAGCCGGGGAAGACGGAGTTGGGCAGCATAACCAGAGCGTCGAGCGGATCGCCGTCTTCGCCCAAGGTGTTCTCGATGTAGCCGTAATCATCGGGGTAGCCCATCGAAGTGAAGAGCGTGCGGTCGAGCATAATGCGGCCGGTTTCGTGGTCCACCTCGTACTTGTTGCGGGAGCCGCGAGGAATCTCCACCAGTACGTCGAATGTTTCTGCCATCGTCTTCTCCTTCATCGTTGGATGCTCAGTGCTTACGCTAGGCAACTTTTAAGCAATACTGTACCCCAAGCACTTGCCCAATGCTGCTCGCGCTCGCAGTTGGGAACGAATACTACGCGGAAGTTATCCACATTGGCTCGTAATAGGGCACATTCGACCACATTGCTCAGGGAATGCGGTGAAAGTGCCTTCGAGCTGCAAGACTTATCGACATACCACACAAAGTGATTCATAAAAAAGCCGGGTGGTGTGTTTTGATAGAGGAGGACAGCATGTCGCACAAAGCGAAGGCGCAAACCGAGGACACCAATGATGGAAGACAACATGCCCGAGGCAAACCAGAATCAGCAGAGCTTGCCGCGCTCGTACAAACGACGACGAATCGCATTAGTGGTCAGCGTGCTCGTCTTGCTGATTCTCATCGCGGTTGGGGGTGGAGCGTGGTGGGCACATGAGCGGAAAAATACGGCTTTTGCTGACTGCATTCAATCCCAAAAGGATGCTCGTGCCGCTTCGCAGAGCTTGAGCAAGGCTCAAAAAGAGGCTGCCAAGCTGGGTGAAGTGGGCGAGGAGCAGGTTACAGATCCGGCAACTGTGGAGCAACTGCGCAAGGCTGGTCGAGAGTTGGCAGCTTTGCCGAAGCAGGAGTGCGCCGCTAGTGATTCGGCAGATAGCTTGCGTTCGGGGGCGAAGAAGTATCGGCAATCGCAGGAGGCAATGGATAAGCAGGCCGGGCTCTTGAGTCGGGCGGCTGATGCGCTGGCACGCTCGCGGGATGCTAAAGCGCTGGCTGATGCCAAGCAGGGTTTGCGCGGTAAGCAGGATGAGGGGTCGAAGTTGCTTGCGGATTCTGAGGGCAAGGTAGCAGATAATGCTAGTCGTGAGAGTTTGCAGCAGGCTATAGCTGATGCGGGCAAGGTTGATAGTGCTCAGCCTGGTGATTATGTCAAGGTTCAGGCTAACTTGCAGGGTGCTATTGATGCGGTGAATGCGAATGTGCAGGCTAAGGCTGATGCTGATGCTCAGGCGGCTGCTGCGGCTGCTGCTCAGGCAGCGCAGGTGGCTCAGGTGCCGGTGCAGCGTGGTCAGTCGTATCAGCCGGCTTACCAGCCCGCTCAGCCTGCCCCACAAGCCAGCCAACCAGCCCCACAAGCCCCAGCTCCAGCAGCCGGCGGGTCTGGTGATAAGCACTACCGGATTGGTACTGAGCATCAGCAAGGCACCGGCGGCTGCGCGATTGGAATGTTTGGCAATCCTACTGGGAATTGCTGATTAGATTGTATGCGGTGTCTCTCCGCCTTTAAGTCTTGGCGGACCGGCGGAGAGATGCCGTTACTTAACTTGGAGAGGGGATAATCCTCTCTCCTATAACCATAACAGGAGTTACCTATGGTGAAGGGAAAATTAGGGCGCTTAGCGCATGCTAAAGCATGGGCTGGTGGTGTCGCAGCAGTAGTGTCTCTGGCGGTTATGCTGCCGGCCGGAGCTGCTTTCGCGGGTATCGGTACCGGCGGCGGCGGTGTCATTGGCGGCGGTGGTGGACCTGGACCCACAGGCGATTTGCTATATCTTAATGACAACACAACAATCATGAATGATCCCGCCACGTGGACGCCTGAACAAGGGTGGGGCGACGGCTCAATTAACTATTCGATTTCCCAGATTGAAGCTGGTTTTGGTAAGCCTTTCTCACCTGCCTCCAGGGATGCAATCGTACGTTCTTGCCGCGCTGCGGTCAGTAACGCTATTGCTGACAAATCTAATGGTCCGGCTACTAAAGCTCGTGTTGTTGGCATTGCAGCCACTTTATCTGATAGCACCATTCCAGGCCAGATAGTGACCTGGGGCGATAACAAAACTGACTTTACGAACCGTTTTGAAGCCAACTGGGCTGGCATGAACCCAGCATCCAGTCTCAAAGGCTGGAGTGCCGGTGAGCTTAACGCTGGTCATGATTCGATGCGTAATCAGATTCAGGCGGTTGCTGGTCAGCCGAGTAATATTTGTATGGCTTATAACGAGTATCAGCCGCCGAAGCCTGAGTATCATTTGACGGTGGAGACTGAGCAGCAGGGGGGTTTCCCGACTGCTGGTGGTACGCAGGCGGTGTCGGATAAGATTATTGCGCATGCTAGTACTGCTATTCGCGAGGATGTGAATGGTACGAGTACGTTGGTGTGGGCTGGATATAATGGTGCTCCTGCCCGTTCAGTGAGTAAACCAGCCCGTATTCATAATGATGGTGTCAGTGCTGGCCCCTCGTTTACGCCGGCTGATTTTG is a window encoding:
- the valS gene encoding valine--tRNA ligase; its protein translation is MSSNQGIIKANLTPLPDKVSVDGLEDKWSQLWDESGTYQFGGTRERRSVYSIDTPPPTVSGHLHVGHVFSYTHTDVIARFKRMCGFDVFYPMGWDDNGLPTERRVQNYYGVRVDTSLKYDPDFKPPFEGTEGKKIQAKDQVPISRQNFIELCEKLSGQDEKLFEKLWRSLGLSVDWSQTYNTIGEHPRRVAQKAFLRNLARGEAYQKEAPGLWDVTFQTAVAQAELESREYDGFYHRIAFHFADGTPLHIETTRPELLPACGALIAHPDDERYQKYFGQKVYSPLFKVEVPILAHPAAEKDKGAGIAMCCTFGDMTDVQWWRDLKLPTRSIIQRNGRIIMATPDWIEDEQGRELFASIEGKTTFSARKMVVDALRESGDLDGEPKPTKRMTNFYEKGDKPLEIVTSRQWYLKNGGTDSALNAELLERGNELQFHPDFMRVRYKNWVEGLNGDWLVSRQRFFGVPFPLWYPLNADGEADYAHPITPSEDQLPIDPSTDVPRGFDETQRDQPSGFMGEKDIMDTWATSSLTPQIVTHWAEPGEENEALFKATFPMDLRPQGQDIIRTWLFSSVDRAHLENNCLPWKHAALSGWILDPDHKKMSKSKGNVVVPDQPIAQYGADAVRYWAACARLGLDATYDEGQMKIGRRLAIKLLNATKFALSIGREDENHHVGQAAQAAWDPADVSVALDKAVLARLAQVITEATQALQNYEHSKALETIESFFWNFCDDYIELAKNRAYGKADEQGSAPDEKDVFSARTTLGLALDAFARLLAPFLPFATEEVWQWMHEGEGSVHKAAWPQAAAYEQAAGDVPADVLTWAGDALAVLRKIKSEAKVSMKTPILSAQLAVASEGLAAVQATLGDIAQAGMVTGSIKLVEDAQLGKAASAENSGEGESEAASGVRVQASELGEPPAKKPRKQ
- a CDS encoding ABC transporter substrate-binding protein; this encodes MKETRKRLKPSLVFVIALVVLSLIAALIWPVVNRWQHTKAEEAGGTVRIGARQAPASLDIRTETSKAVSQALLGNVYQTVVSLDEHGKVTPGLATSWEHSSDGLTYTFQLRSGETFEDGSPVDSSAVLWSMQQVIENKYPGYETFDNLAKVTNPSGSELVIDLKSPDSRLPYQLATRLGIVYNRGAKVDYSRQSAGSGPYVVDSFKPGEELVLSKSKSYQGPHKAKSAKIIFSYADQSKDQVQQVASGKLDLAVDLSAQEAVAAKGIGSGFTLSTGLSDENLVLAINNSQSAITSDDRFRQAIRYGIDRQAIANSAEGTAKALTGPLNELSVGYDANYAPFQYDVNKASSLASYFNPSFYGGHLRLVYEDSLGQAIGDEIRDQLGKANIPVEVTMLNHDDFQDRVVNKHDYELTLLTMSNADVDQFANPSSTMLFDDPECQQLFRMVTGAKSDDDFAAQLKQYAQTISEKCASAWLTQKTPINASSSKVKGFVDNMSDSYLPAWNLTAN
- a CDS encoding winged helix-turn-helix transcriptional regulator; translation: MTDLTLMTLAKDPATVLPALALLSHRVRVLPLDAASLVKMPEDTILFVDACDDLAGAKTICNLLKASGLNIPVILILREGGFTVVNQDWGLADLVVSTASPAEVEARLRLVCERGYQPELPMPMEHAPEQNANGQIRSGDLIVDPTGYTARLRGQPIDLAYKEFELLKYLVQHPSRVFTRAQLLQEVWGYDYYGGTRTVDVHIRRLRAKLGGEYEHVIGTVRNVGYRFDPEEAANAEYAQVQDTPNQSEHNEHERKAEDSHARHSSSQAQAHTQTKSHSKRQTGQGKIAKPHGEQ
- a CDS encoding DUF421 domain-containing protein; the protein is MDINFYVDVAAKLVIGLLFITLLINVTGKGNLAPTSTMDQLQNYVLGGIVGGVLYNSSITMAQYIVILLIWSSLILVTRYAKTHIHLVGKYIDGEPTTIIKDGKLLVRNCLKVHLTAKDVDFKLRSGGVSDVNDVQRAIVEQNGSFTIIQKGDKDVRYPIIVDGRTNPDVLELMGRDEDWLNAKLKEQGIKDVSDVFIAKYQNQKLNVVTYSGQ
- a CDS encoding DUF3290 domain-containing protein; amino-acid sequence: MTFYSYSYLKGGQTNWGIIKIAVISLLALAFLVFIIKYSRNKWDLKYKDLSIILGTLLLLAVAIQYSDFTNLRTASVQSGQLTVVIEKSAKKLDIKPESIAINDTSRNNDMLIKTPKGYYSLVFNGSGSEFLLSKVDLYEPDVTVVGE
- a CDS encoding ArgE/DapE family deacylase; translated protein: MTEQEKMDILRKLVAFKSINGHELPVAQYIKSLFDAEGIESEILPFDDDRANMVATIGSGEPVLAISGHMDVVDVNMNNWHTDPFVLTEAEDGDTYYGRGSTDMKSGLAAMIISMIELKRENTPLKGTLKFLVTAGEEVGQPGAERLTSEGYMKGVDALIIGEPSGYAGVYANKGELDLKIKVKGRAAHSSMPAMGINAVEALLEVLDQIKDEMHQRMDGVTNPVLGGTVFNIDTIHGGNQVNAIPADAEAEINIRIIPELDNETILSIVNGVIDRFNASSKAQVSMDVDMDIIPIIGDKNCRLVKLAQEIAPDHMSQFPLSDKELEQARATAKMMGFEYVPNQLPVIGVSGGTDASKFLIDQPNGFSYLTFGPGSNTPHQDNEWVSKAMYLDFINIYKELISQYLA
- a CDS encoding inorganic diphosphatase, whose product is MAETFDVLVEIPRGSRNKYEVDHETGRIMLDRTLFTSMGYPDDYGYIENTLGEDGDPLDALVMLPNSVFPGCVVECRAVGLYHMVDEAGGDDKVLCVPADVRFDDIKDIDDVSEFHKAEIKHFFEQYKALEPGKEVMPGDYWTNAEAAEKEIVAARKRLADQH